GTTTTTTTCCAATTCTCACTTTTAATTTCTCGACTAAAACTATTTACAATAAATTGTTCGTCTTTTATTTCAAGAATTGCCACTTTACTTCTTGGAAAATCCCTCGCACAAGCTTCCCCAGAATTGACAAGGATTGTGTCATCATAGACTTGCGAGTGGAAAATATGAGTATGTCCATAAATTAAAACATCAGTATCTTTTGTCATGTAATAAGGATGATGCATCAACTTAAAAGTGTAATCTTTTATTTTGAAATAGTAGGGTTCTTGAACAAGATTATATTGATTGTGATACTGGTAAAGTGCCATATCATTATTTCCATAAACAGCAAGATAGACGATCTGTTTCTCTTCTAAATAGTCAAGAACCTCTTTTTTTACTATATCTCCAGCATGAATAATATATTCAGCACCCTCTTGTAAAAGAAGATCAATTGCCTTTTTTGCACGACCAATTTTCTTGTGTGTATCTGAAATAATGCCGATTTTCACGACTTTTCCCTGTATTAATTTATTGTTGAAATTCTATCGGAAAAGAGAAATTCTCAAACCATAGAACTTTTGATTTCTGGAAGAGCTTTTTTGTAGCAACTATCTAAATTCCTATCAACAATGTAGAGAACTGCGCCATCAATTTTATTATGTTCAGCCATATCTTTTAAAATTTTCATGATAATTTTTGGTTCGAGACCTTTTCGGTACGGACGATTTTGGGCAAGAGCTTGAAAAATATCAGCAACCGCGACAATTCGAGCAAGAAGCGGAATCTCCTCTTTTCCCTTTTCAAAAAAGATTTCAACTCGATCTTTATCTTTTATAATATTGACTGGATCACTTTTTTGGAGAACTTTTAAGAAAGCGTCAATTAAATTGGTATAAAAAAGAGTGTTCCTATTTCCCTCAAGAATTTTCAAAACCTCATCAACAGTTCTTCCAGTTGCAATTAAAATATCAATTCTATCTGCAAGATATGTGATATTTGCTCTTTCACGAATAGAAATATCAGTTTTTTTTGGAAGTTCATTACAATGAGTGTGATGATAAAAAATTGTTGGTGCATATTTCTTAAAAATTGGTGTATCGATAAGTAATTTGCTTCCACGAACACAATGTTCATGACTATTTTCCCAATCAAGTTCATTGATAAGTTTTGCATGTGTTACAGTTGATGAGACTCCGCAATCGTGAAGAAGTCCCTCAAAAATAATATCGTTTATATCTTCTTCTGAATATCCAATCTCTTTAGCGATGAGGTGCGATAAAAAACTGACTCTCTTGCCATGAAAAATATCATCAATTCCAACATAGTCAAGTGCAAGTTGAGAGAGAATAAACAACCTCTCTTAAATTTATTTTGTAAGGCATTTTTAAACCCTATTTACAGTTTTGGATTTTTTCCCAATGTTCTTTAATTTCAGATTCTTCTGCTCCAAGATTTTGAATCACTTTTTGCATTTCAACTTTTGCATCAGAACATTTTCTAATTTTATACAATCCCCAAGCAAGAGAATCAACAATATAAAAATTATCTGGTTCGAAAACCAATGCTTTTTTTACATATTCCAAACCATCTAAAATCCGAATATTATTTTGAATCATTAAATAACCAAGGTAATTATAAAATGTCGGATCATTTAATTCATTGACAACTTTTTCTAATTTCTCAATTATTGGTTCGACTCTAAATTTTGCTTCAAGATTTTCGTATTCAAAAATTGCATTTTGTGCCAAATAAATTGGCTCTTCACTCTCTTCATAGAGTCTTTTAGAGAGTTTAAAACCCTCTTCAAAATTTCGGTCTCTCATGTAAAGTCGAAGCAGAAGATCATCATCATATTTAGAATCTTTTAAAAACTGTAAAAGTTTCTCGTTCTCACCAAAAGTATTTAAAATTTTTATAACTGTTTGAGCAATTTCAGGGTCTTCTGTTTTCTCATAAATTTCAGAATAGACTTCTGTCGCTTTGATGTAATTTGCGGAAGTGAGAAGCATTTTTGCATAAATCAAAGATAATTCCAAATTTGTATTGTCTCTATTTGCTTTTTCTAAAAAATCTAAAGCCTGATCTTTTTCATTCAATTTATTAAAAAGAAGTTTTGCAATTGCAATAGCGACCTCATCGCTATTTTTGACTTCATATGACTCTTTTAAATATTGGAGACTTTCATTAAAATCTCCCTTTTGAAAACTGATTTCAGCAAGAATTCGATAGTCAATATCTTTTTTTTCAGTAATTTCAGAAAGAGATAAATATCCATTTTCTAAATCTCCAAGAGAGATGTAAGCAACTGAAACTTCTCGTAAATGCTTGTCATCTCGCACCATCTTTAATTCACTAAATTCACTAATTGTTTGTTCAAAAAGTGCAAGTGCATTCAAATTTTTTAAATACTCAAGCGAGTATTCACTGTCGCCAGTATCTTCAAAAAGTTTTTTGAAAATTACGGCACTTTCAACATATTCTCCTTTTGCTTGACCGTCAAGTGCAATTAGCAAAAGGAAATTTTCATTTGGAGTTGGTTTTCTCTTCTCCCTTTTCTCAATATCTTTTTCTATTGAAAACTCTGAGACCCGATTTGCATGAGCTGAGCAGTTTGAAAGAAAAATTACCGCTGAAATTGAAAGAAGATGTTTAACCAAATATTTACTCCGATTCTATTTTTAAAATTCTAATGTTTTTGTTTGTGTAGATACAAAGGTCTCCAGCGATTTCTAAAGATTCTCGAACAACCTCTTCCGCCGAAAGATTAGAATGTTTGGCCAATGCTCGAGCTGATGAAATCGCAAAATTTCCACCACTTCCAATCGATGCAATTGCTTTGTCCTCTGGTTCTACAACGTCGCCATTTCCAGTCAAAATGTAAATATTGTTTATATCCAAAACAATCATCATCGCCTCAAGCCGTCTTAAAACTTTATCTTTTCTCCAAGCTTTTGAAAAATCAATAACAGCTTTTACAAGATCGCCTTTTCGTTGTGAAAGAAACCCGTCAAACATATCAAAAAGATTCATCGCATCGGCGGTGCTACCAGCAAAACCCGCAAGGATTTTACCAGAGTGAAAAGTCCGCAATTTATTCGCATTGCCTTTTAAAACAGTGTTCCCAAATGTAACTTGACCATCACCACCAATTACTGCCTCTTTTTCAGTTCGATAAGCAAGAATTGTTGTCGCCTTAATATTTTGTTCCAACTATTTAGCCTCAATTTCAACATTTAGTGAAGCATGAATTCCATGCCCCAATTTTAAATCGAGAGTATAAACACCAGTGTGTTTTAACACATGAGTCGTCTCGATATTTTTTTTGTCGATTTCGATTCCAAATTTTTCAGAATAAGCACTTACAATGTCATCTTTTGTAACAGCACCAAATAAAGCTCCGCCTTTTCCTGCTTTTCTATTGAAAACAATTTTCAGATTTTTCAGTTTTTCTTTTAAAGTGTTTGCCTCTGCAATCTCTTTTTTCTCGTTTTCAGCTTTCTCTTTTTGATCAGCCTCAAACTTTTCGAGAACATCATCGGTAGCAATTTTCGCTAAGCCGTTTTTGACAAGGAAGTTCCGACCATATCCGTCTTTAACATCTTTGACTTCACCTTTAGCTCCAGTTCCTTTAACATCTTTTAAAAGAAGAACTCTCATTTAAAATCCTTATATTTTAATAATCTCGATCTCTTCGGTCTCTTCTGTCCCGTCGATCTCTTCTGAATCCACCATCACGGTCATCACGACGATTTCCACCTCGATATCCGCCTCGATCACCACCGCCATCACGACTGCCATCACGACCGCCATCACGACGATTTCCGCCTCGGTAGCCACCTCGATCACCACCGCCATCACGATGATTGCCACCTCGGTATCCGCCACCACCTTTTCGGTAGCCACCTCGACCGCCTCGATCTCTACCACCACCGTGCGAACTATATTTTTTAATTCGTTCGATGTCATCAAGAGTCTTTCCAATTATATCAGAACCTCGGATTTTATAATCTTCAGCGATAATTGAAGCGAATTTATAAAGTAGTGTTTTGTCATCATACTCATTCTCAAGCATAGTAACAAGTGTTGTTCCATCATCAGAATTTTCAGTCTCTTCAACTCTACTTGCAAAACTCTCCATTTTTTTCTCTCGAACTTCTGAGATATTTGGAATTACTTTTGTAATAAGTTTTGAACCTGTGCTTTTTTCGATTTTTTGAAGACTTCTATACTCTTGCGGAGTAATAATTGAAACTGCAAATCCGTCTCGACCAGCTCGACCAGTTCGTCCAATTCTATGAACATAACTTTCGCTATCAAAAGGAATGTGGTAGTTGAAAACATGAGTTACATCAGAAACATCAAGTCCTCGAGATGCAACATCAGTCGCAATTAAGATTTCACCATCTTTACTTTTAAAGTCTCGAATTACAGCTTCTCGAACTCTCTGTTCAATATCACCGTGAAGTGCTTTTGCTGAAAAACCTTGAGAATTTAAAATTCCTGCAACTCTATCAACTTCTCTTTTTGTTCGGCAGAAAATAATAGATTTTGTTGGGTTTTTGTAATCGATAAGTCGAACAAGAGCTTCGTCTCTCTCTCTCTCTTCAACAACATAGTAAGATTGTGTAATATTATCGTTTGTTACTTTGTCTTTTGTGATTGAGATTATTTTTGGATCAACAAGGAATTGCTCAGAAAGGTTTCTGATTTCATGTGGCATTGTTGCTGAAAAAAGTAGAGTTTGTCTCTCAGATGGCATGTAAGAGAAAATCTCTTTAATATCGTCAAGGAATCCCATGTCTAACATCTCATCAGCTTCGTCAAGAATGAGAGTTTTTGGAGAAATATTTATCGGGTCTGTAACCTTACCTTTGATGAGGTCAAGTAATCTTCCTGGAGTCCCAATAACAATTGATGCATTTTTAATATGATCCAATTGTCTTTTATACGAAGTTCCTCCGTAAATTGTAGCTGTTCGAATTCCTAAACTTCGACCGAATTTAAAAATTTCATCACTAACTTGAACAGCAAGTTCTCTTGTTGGAACAACAATTAGGGCTTCAACTTGCCCATTTAATTCTAAATTTGATAATACTGGCAATCCAAATGCTGCAGTTTTTCCTGTTCCTGTGTGTGCCTGTGCAACGACATCTTTTCCCTCTAAAACGGCAGGAATTGCTTCGATTTGAACCGGACTAGGCTCTACAAAACCAGCTATCTCTACTGCCTTGAAAACTTCTTGTTTTAAATTAAATTCTTTAAAATTCATGTTAATCTTTGTTTGTGAAAATCACAATTTATAATGTGTGTGTGTAATGTTTTTTGCTGTGAAGAACCAAATCTTGTGGGTTTGTTTGGAAATATTAAACGGAAAGTTTAAATATAAAGGTTCAAGCAGTAGTTCCTACCGCATATGATATACACACTTGTCTTAAAAATCAGCTTTTGTCTTACTGAAAAATATACAGGGGGAATTGTAACATAGTTTTAAAAATCATCTTTTTTATAAAATACAATTATAATGTGTAGATTTTGTAAGTTTTTTGTCCTTCTATTGTGGTAGATTCTACTAAAAATAAATTGGATTATAAAATGGATTATAAAATGGAAAAACTTTTTAAACCTCGTTCAGTTGCTGTTATTGGTGCTTCAACAAATACAGAAAAACTCGGCTATAAAATTATGTCAAATATTATCTCTTCTGGTTATCAGGGAAAACTATATCCTGTTACACCAAAA
Above is a genomic segment from Thiovulum sp. ES containing:
- a CDS encoding ribosomal protein L9 (PFAM: Ribosomal protein L9, N-terminal domain; Ribosomal protein L9, C-terminal domain~TIGRFAM: ribosomal protein L9), whose translation is MRVLLLKDVKGTGAKGEVKDVKDGYGRNFLVKNGLAKIATDDVLEKFEADQKEKAENEKKEIAEANTLKEKLKNLKIVFNRKAGKGGALFGAVTKDDIVSAYSEKFGIEIDKKNIETTHVLKHTGVYTLDLKLGHGIHASLNVEIEAK
- a CDS encoding DNA/RNA helicase, superfamily II (PFAM: Helicase conserved C-terminal domain; DEAD/DEAH box helicase), with the translated sequence MNFKEFNLKQEVFKAVEIAGFVEPSPVQIEAIPAVLEGKDVVAQAHTGTGKTAAFGLPVLSNLELNGQVEALIVVPTRELAVQVSDEIFKFGRSLGIRTATIYGGTSYKRQLDHIKNASIVIGTPGRLLDLIKGKVTDPINISPKTLILDEADEMLDMGFLDDIKEIFSYMPSERQTLLFSATMPHEIRNLSEQFLVDPKIISITKDKVTNDNITQSYYVVEERERDEALVRLIDYKNPTKSIIFCRTKREVDRVAGILNSQGFSAKALHGDIEQRVREAVIRDFKSKDGEILIATDVASRGLDVSDVTHVFNYHIPFDSESYVHRIGRTGRAGRDGFAVSIITPQEYRSLQKIEKSTGSKLITKVIPNISEVREKKMESFASRVEETENSDDGTTLVTMLENEYDDKTLLYKFASIIAEDYKIRGSDIIGKTLDDIERIKKYSSHGGGRDRGGRGGYRKGGGGYRGGNHRDGGGDRGGYRGGNRRDGGRDGSRDGGGDRGGYRGGNRRDDRDGGFRRDRRDRRDRRDRDY
- a CDS encoding ATP-dependent protease HslVU, peptidase subunit (PFAM: Proteasome subunit~TIGRFAM: ATP-dependent protease HslVU, peptidase subunit) gives rise to the protein MEQNIKATTILAYRTEKEAVIGGDGQVTFGNTVLKGNANKLRTFHSGKILAGFAGSTADAMNLFDMFDGFLSQRKGDLVKAVIDFSKAWRKDKVLRRLEAMMIVLDINNIYILTGNGDVVEPEDKAIASIGSGGNFAISSARALAKHSNLSAEEVVRESLEIAGDLCIYTNKNIRILKIESE
- a CDS encoding phosphoesterase, MJ0936 family (TIGRFAM: phosphoesterase, MJ0936 family), encoding MKIGIISDTHKKIGRAKKAIDLLLQEGAEYIIHAGDIVKKEVLDYLEEKQIVYLAVYGNNDMALYQYHNQYNLVQEPYYFKIKDYTFKLMHHPYYMTKDTDVLIYGHTHIFHSQVYDDTILVNSGEACARDFPRSKVAILEIKDEQFIVNSFSREIKSENWKKTVFKYQNRTGKKI
- a CDS encoding HD-GYP domain-containing protein (PFAM: HD domain); amino-acid sequence: MFILSQLALDYVGIDDIFHGKRVSFLSHLIAKEIGYSEEDINDIIFEGLLHDCGVSSTVTHAKLINELDWENSHEHCVRGSKLLIDTPIFKKYAPTIFYHHTHCNELPKKTDISIRERANITYLADRIDILIATGRTVDEVLKILEGNRNTLFYTNLIDAFLKVLQKSDPVNIIKDKDRVEIFFEKGKEEIPLLARIVAVADIFQALAQNRPYRKGLEPKIIMKILKDMAEHNKIDGAVLYIVDRNLDSCYKKALPEIKSSMV